A window of Juglans regia cultivar Chandler chromosome 7, Walnut 2.0, whole genome shotgun sequence contains these coding sequences:
- the LOC109010775 gene encoding galactokinase has translation MAKQHDGLPIPVFSSLEPVYGDGSPLEEAQLRFDNLKSKFLEVFGHPPLVFARSPGRVNLIGEHIDYEGYSVLPMAIRQDTIVAIRKHDDGDAEKVLRIANVNDKYTMCTYPADPDQEINLKDHKWGHYFICGYKGYYEYAKLKGVNAGSPVGLDVLVDGTVPTGSGLSSSAAFVCSSTIAIMAAFDVNFPKKEIAQLTCECERHIGTQSGGMDQAISVMAKSGFAELIDFNPIQATDVELPAGGIFVVAHSLAESQKAVTAATNYNNRVVECRLAAIVLGIKLGMKPKEAVSNVKTLSDVEGLCVSFARDHGSSDPVLAVKKFLKEEPYTAEEIEIIMEEKLPSVFGNSPTSLDVLKAAKNFKLHQRAAHVYSEARRVYAFKDAVASELSEEDKLKKLGDLMNESHYSCSVLYECSCPELEELVNLCREHGAFGARLTGAGWGGCSVALVKESIVPQFILNLKERFYQLRIDKGIINKNDLGLYVFASKPSSGAAIFKF, from the exons AATCTCAAGTCCAAGTTTCTCGAGGTTTTCGGCCATCCTCCTCTCGTCTTTGCTCGCTCTCCAG GAAGAGTGAACTTGATCGGAGAGCACATTGACTACGAAGGTTACTCGGTGCTGCCGATGGCAATACGGCAAGACACGATAGTGGCAATCCGAAAGCACGATGACGGAGACGCAGAAAAGGTTCTCAGAATTGCTAATGTCAATGATAAGTACACCATGTGCACGTATCCCGCTGATCCTGACCAG GAAATTAACTTGAAGGATCACAAGTGGggccattattttatttgtgg GTACAAAGGCTATTATGAATATGCTAAATTAAAAGGAGTTAATGCTGGTTCACCAGTTGGACTTGATGTTCTTGTGGATGGAACAGTTCCTACAG gATCTGGATTATCAAGCTCTGCGGCATTTGTTTGCTCTTCCACAATTGCTATCATGGCTGCTTTTGATGTGAACTTCCCAAAG AAAGAAATTGCCCAACTTACATGTGAATGTGAACGACACATTGGAACGCAATCTGGCGGAATGGATCAG GCAATCTCTGTAATGGCCAAATCTGGGTTTGCGGAGTTGATTGATTTCAACCCTATTCAAGCTACTGATGTGGAACTTCCTGCTGGTGGGATTTTTGTAGTAGCCCATTCTCTGGCAGAATCTCAGAAAGCAGTCACAGCTGCTACAAATTACAATAACAGGGTTGTTGAATGCCGGCTGGCTGCT ATTGTGCTTGGTATAAAGCTGGGAATGAAACCAAAAGAGGCAGTATCAAATGTGAAAACACTTTCGGATGTTGAGGGGTTGTGCGTGTCATTTGCCCGTGATCATGGATCTTCTGATCCTGTCCTTGCTGTCAAG AAATTCCTGAAAGAGGAACCATATACGGCTGAAGAGATTGAAATAATCATGGAGGAAAAGCTTCCATCAGTTTTTGGCAATTCTCCAACTTCTCTCGATGTGTTGAAAGCTGCCAAGAACTTTAAGTTGCATCAG CGAGCTGCTCATGTGTATTCTGAGGCCAGGCGAGTATATGCCTTTAAGGACGCTGTGGCATCAGAGTTAAG TGAGGAGGACAAGCTGAAGAAGCTTGGTGACCTTATGAACGAGAGCCATTACAGCTGTAGTGTTTTGTACGAATGCAG CTGTCCTGAGCTGGAAGAACTTGTAAATTTATGTCGGGAACACGGTGCCTTTGGGGCAAGACTTACAGGAGCTGGATGGGGTGGTTGTTCAGTCGCTTTGGTGAAAGAGAGCATTGTCCCACAGTTTATCCTCAATTTGAAG GAACGATTCTACCAGTTAAGGATTGACAAAGGGATCATTAACAAGAACGATCTTGGCCTGTATGTTTTTGCTTCCAAGCCGTCAAGTGGTGCTGCCATCTTCAAGTTTTAG
- the LOC109010777 gene encoding uncharacterized protein LOC109010777, translating to MDHMTPRERDFEGDIESGLTVSEEESIKVPALGATKQERTLLEKICGGFIDGPIEREDKESSCGNFSNSNGFSPENVRMVSNEISERVEAVDYVKITPVKDKRKKSSNKKPPKPPRPPRGPSLDAADQKLIKEISELAMLKRARIERMKALKKMKAAKSSSPNRSSIFAMVLTILFCLVIIFQGMSSSRNPPVNFQGSPVSAGPTDSDLISVQYYAFASAGEPNEPASWSPNLVEQMAGSDRSEKLTRVAG from the exons ATGGATCATATGactccgagagagagagattttgaaggTGATATTGAGAGTGGGCTCACAGTTAGTGAAGAAGAATCGATCAAAGTTCCTGCTTTGGGTGCTACAAAGCAAGAAAGAACATTGCTCGAGAAGATTTGTGGTGGGTTCATTGATGGGCCCATCGAGAGGGAAGATAAGGAGAGTTCATGTGgcaatttttcaaactctaatGGATTTTCTCCTGAGAATGTGAGGATGGTTAGCAACGAGATATCAGAGAGGGTAGAGGCTGTAGATTATGTTAAGATAACACCAGTAAAGGATAAACGTAAAAAGTCGAGCAATAAAAAACCTCCAAAACCTCCAAGACCTCCCAGAGGTCCATCATTGGATGCAGCTGACCAGAAGCTAATCAAGGAGATCTCTGAACTTGCCATGTTGAAGAGGGCAAGGATTGAGCGAATGAAAGCCCTGAAGAAGATGAAAGCTGCTAAGTCATCATCTCCTAATAGAAGCAGCATATTTGCCATGGTGTTGACCATTCTCTTCTGTCTTGTAATAATCTTTCAAG GAATGTCGTCTAGTAGAAACCCACCTGTAAACTTCCAAGGGTCTCCTGTGTCAGCAGGACCGACGGACAGTGATTTGATTTCTGTTCAGTACTATGCATTTGCGTCTGCTGGTGAGCCAAATGAACCTGCTTCTTGGTCTCCCAA TTTAGTAGAGCAAATGGCTGGTTCTGATCGATCGGAAAAGTTGACGAGAGTTGCGGGATGA
- the LOC109010778 gene encoding cell wall / vacuolar inhibitor of fructosidase 1: MRHHLCLYFNMGKKNVHIWQYNCINKSNKVKFHFSHLREAQFPYLYTLASSSTLCPSSLHKIMRNSISPISIFLLLVVLFPIFPPLTRCSILPLNESDNLIEEICKQTPHYDLCLSYLQSNPQSSNADAKGLAQIMGDILLACVTEELNYIEGLIKQAPEPELERSLAYCAELYIPVVKYTLPQALDALSKGGYKFANYGIADAAKEADACEKKFSGSTGSPVTDRNNLVENLSEVAKAIVNVLLKG, translated from the coding sequence ATGAGACATCACTTGTGCCTATACTTTAACATGGGAAAAAAGAATGTTCATATCTGGCAATACAATTGCATAAACAAGTCCAACAAAGTAAAGTTCCATTTCTCTCATCTGAGAGAAGCCCAATTTCCCTATCTCTACACCTTAGCATCATCCTCCACTCTTTGTCCATCCAGTCTTCACAAAATAATGAGGAATTCAATCTCTCCAAtctccatctttcttcttcttgttgttcttttCCCCATTTTTCCTCCATTAACCCGATGCTCCATCCTTCCATTGAATGAAAGTGACAATTTGATAGAGGAAATATGCAAGCAAACACCCCACTATGACCTTTGCCTCTCATATCTGCAGTCCAACCCTCAAAGCTCAAATGCAGATGCCAAAGGTCTAGCCCAAATCATGGGCGATATCCTCTTGGCATGTGTAACGGAAGAGCTGAATTACATCGAGGGACTGATTAAGCAGGCCCCAGAGCCAGAGCTAGAGCGATCCTTGGCTTACTGTGCAGAACTATACATCCCAGTTGTGAAGTATACTCTCCCACAAGCACTGGATGCTTTGAGTAAAGGTGGGTACAAGTTCGCCAACTATGGCATTGCCGATGCTGCCAAGGAGGCCGATGCATGCGAGAAGAAGTTCTCCGGTTCAACCGGTTCGCCTGTGACTGATCGGAACAATCTTGTTGAGAATCTCTCTGAAGTGGCCAAAGCCATTGTCAATGTATTGCTGAAGGGTTAG
- the LOC109010780 gene encoding nuclear poly(A) polymerase 3 produces MDEERSISLVQFIVNEGLVPSPDEEEKRKNVILKLKEIVLTWIKKVAWQRRFPKEQIAATCATILTYGSYGLGVHGSESDIDALCVGPLFATMAEDFFIVLHNMLKSRPEVSEIHCVKDAKVPLIRFEFDGISIDLPYAQLKVSSVPENVDVLNPYFLRDVNETSWKSLSGVRANKRILQLVPNLENFQSMLRCVKLWAKRRGVYGNLLGFLGGVHLAILAASVCQKYPNASLNSLIMNFFQTFAFWPWPTPVILQDRILPTAGDAIETRSLMPIQLPCSPYEYCHSNVTRSTFRRIRAEFLRGHYRTRDLLKPDFDWGSVFEHFPYPKEYTRFVKIYLSASDQDDLGDWVGWVKSRFLSLLVKLEEVQGLCDPNPIEHVDIDVTEPNVVFYWGLNPSKSSFTDIRHVEEDFMKNLKNGYQGSAGGMGLSILQASQLPKSALLDTGIGKGTKACWKILDYNLRRTPTYSQHLPHYFVGYVATDREPEYPSAGG; encoded by the exons ATGGACGAGGAAAGGTCAATCTCTCTGGTTCAG TTCATAGTTAATGAAGGACTCGTGCCGTCTCCGGacgaggaagagaagaggaaaaatgtcattttgaagCTCAAAGAG ATAGTTTTGACATGGATTAAGAAGGTTGCATGGCAACGTCGTTTTCCAAAAGAGCAAATTGCTGCTACCTGTGCCACTATTTTGACTTATGGATCATATGGCCTCGGA gTTCATGGTTCAGAATCCGACATTGATGCTTTATGTGTTGGCCCTTTGTTTGCAACCATGGCA GAGGACTTTTTTATTGTTCTGCACAACATGCTTAAAAGCAGACCTGAAGTATCAGAGATCCACTGTGTAAAGGATGCAAAAGTTCCTCTAATTCGGTTTGAATTTGATGGGATCTCAATTGATCTCCCATATGCGCAGCTTAAGGTGTCATCTGTTCCTGAA AATGTGGATGTATTAAACCCATACTTCCTAAGGGATGTCAATGAAACTAGCTGGAAGAGCTTGTCTGGTGTACGTGCTAACAAACGCATTCTTCAGCTTGTTCCAAACTTGGAG AATTTCCAATCAATGCTGCGATGTGTTAAATTATGGGCTAAAAGGCGAGGAGTATATGGTAAT TTACTTGGCTTTCTGGGAGGAGTTCATCTAGCAATTCTTGCAGCTTCTGTTTGTCAAAAGTATCCAAATGCTAGCTTAAATTCTCTTATTATGAACTTCTTCCAGACGTTTGCATTTTGGCCGTGGCCTACTCCCGTTATATTGCAAGATAGAATATTGCCTACAGCCGGAGATGCCATTGAGACACGATCCTTAATGCCTATTCAGCTGCCGTGTAGTCCATATGAATATTGCCATTCCAATGTCACTAGAAGCACATTCCGCAGGATCAGGGCAGAGTTTCTCCGAGGTCATTATAGGACTAGG GATCTTTTGAAGCCAGATTTTGATTGGGGTAGCGTATTTGAGCATTTCCCATATCCAAAGGAGTATACACGATTTGTCAAAATTTACCTCTCGGCTTCTGACCAAGATGATCTAGGAGATTGGGTAGGTTGGGTGAAATcacgttttctctctcttcttgtcAAG TTGGAGGAGGTACAAGGTCTTTGTGACCCTAACCCTATTGAACATGTAGATATTGATGTAACAGAGCCCAATGTCGTGTTCTACTGGGGCTTAAATCCCAGCAAGAGTAGTTTCACAGATATACGGCATGTTGAAGAGGATTTCATGAAGAATCTCAAAAATGGCTATCAAGGGTCTGCTGGAGGGATGGGATTATCCATTTTGCAAGCTTCGCAGCTGCCTAAGAGTGCTCTTCTTGACACTGGAATAGGGAAGGGGACGAAAGCATGTTGGAAAATTCTCGATTACAATCTTCGAAGAACCCCAACGTACTCTCAGCATTTGCCACATTACTTTGTTGGGTATGTGGCAACCGACAGAGAGCCCGAGTACCCAAGTGCTGGGGGTTAG
- the LOC109010779 gene encoding cell wall / vacuolar inhibitor of fructosidase 1-like gives MKLLLLIFLVQAVLQTIYLPASQGTVQPMDARLIEQTCKQTPLYNLCVSILKSDSRSSKADVTGLALIMVDVLKAKATGTRNYIKRLLRGNLKRDVRHGLSSCAEVYNSVLEADVPVAIEALQKGNPKFAEQAANDAAIEASSCERSFSGHSPLTKSNKSMQDVSSVAAAIVRLLL, from the coding sequence ATGAAACTTTTGTTGCTCATCTTTCTTGTTCAAGCTGTTCTTCAGACCATATATCTACCGGCAAGCCAAGGCACGGTGCAGCCAATGGATGCCAGATTGATTGAGCAAACATGCAAGCAGACACCCCTATACAATCTTTGCGTATCTATTCTTAAATCAGACTCTCGAAGTTCCAAGGCAGATGTCACAGGGCTGGCTCTCATCATGGTTGATGTACTCAAGGCCAAGGCAACTGGAACTAGGAACTATATTAAGAGGCTTCTCCGGGGCAACCTAAAACGAGATGTAAGGCATGGCTTGAGCTCTTGTGCTGAAGTATACAATTCTGTTTTAGAGGCTGATGTCCCGGTAGCCATTGAAGCTTTGCAGAAAGGTAATCCTAAATTTGCTGAACAAGCTGCAAATGATGCTGCCATCGAGGCCAGTTCATGTGAAAGGAGTTTCTCAGGCCATTCGCCTCTCACTAAAAGTAACAAATCCATGCAGGATGTCTCATCTGTGGCTGCAGCCATTGTCAGGTTATTGCTTTAA